One Solanum lycopersicum chromosome 4, SLM_r2.1 DNA window includes the following coding sequences:
- the LOC101267232 gene encoding mannan endo-1,4-beta-mannosidase 7-like, whose amino-acid sequence MKLYVFFLYFIYFFHNVKANVINDDFIKTKGVHFMLNDSPFYANGFNAYWLMLIGSDPSQRHKVSSVFQDAANHGLTVGRTWAFSDAGYSPLQFSPGFYNEIMFQGLDYAIHEAGKNGIKLILSLVNNYNDFGGKNQYVNWAKSQGQSLTSDDDFYTNSVVKGYFKNHIKAVVTRINSISGIAYKDDPTIMAWELMNEPRCSSDLSGSTVQNWISEMASYTKSIDSNHLVEAGLEGFYGNSDTQKNPNFQVGTDFIANNQIPEIDFATVHSYPDQWLTGQDDEAQLNFLTNWLKVHIEDSQTILKKPIIFAEFGKTTKGPGFTPQQRDIIFNTVYSSIFSSAKGGGAAAGGLFWHVLAEGMDSFKDGYEIILSESSSVSDIIIQQSKRLNKIRKMYARLKNIEKWKKARKLKD is encoded by the exons atgaaactatatGTGTTTTTTCTGTATTTCATCTACTTTTTTCATAATGTTAAAGCAAATGTGATTAATGATGATTTTATCAAAACAAAAGGGGTACATTTTATGTTAAATGATAGTCCATTTTATGCAAATGGATTTAATGCTTATTGGTTAATGTTAATTGGTTCTGATCCATCACAAAGACACAAAGTTTCTTCTGTTTTTCAAGATGCTGCTAACCATGGCCTCACTGTTGGTAGAACTTGGGCTTTTAGTGATGCTGGATATTCACCTCTTCAGTTTTCTCCTGGATTCTACAATGAAATTATGTTTCAG ggTTTGGATTATGCTATTCATGAAGCTGGTAAAAATGGGATTAAGTTAATCTTAAGCTTGGTGAACAACTATAATGACTTTGGAGGAAAGAATCAATATGTAAATTGGGCAAAATCTCAAGGTCAATCCTTAACATCAGATGATGATTTCTACACAAATTCTGTTGTGAAAGGTTACTTCAAAAACCATATTAAG GCAGTTGTAACAAGAATTAACAGTATAAGTGGAATTGCATACAAAGATGATCCCACAATTATGGCTTGGGAGCTTATGAATGAGCCTAGATGTTCTTCTGACTTATCAGGAAGTACTGTGCAG AATTGGATTAGTGAAATGGCTTCATATACTAAATCCATAGACAGTAATCACCTAGTAGAAGCTGGATTAGAAGGATTCTATGGAAATTCAGATACTCAGAAGAATCCAAATTTTCAAGTTGGAACAGATTTCATTGCAAATAATCAAATCCCAGAGATTGATTTTGCCACTGTTCACTCATATCCTGATCAATG GTTGACAGGTCAAGATGATGAAGCCCAACTTAATTTTCTAACCAATTGGCTCAAAGTTCACATTGAAGACTCACAAACAATTCTAAAAAAGCCTATTATATTTGCTGAGTTTGGCAAAACAACAAAAGGGCCTGGCTTTACACCACAACAAAGAGATATAATCTTCAACACTGTTTATTCCTCTATATTTTCATCAGCTAAAGGCGGCGGCGCGGCGGCAGGAGGGTTGTTTTGGCATGTTTTGGCTGAAGGAATGGATTCATTTAAAGATGGATATGAGATTATATTGAGTGAAAGTTCATCTGTTTCTGATATTATTATTCAGCAATCTAAAAGGCTTAATAAGATTAGAAAAATGTATGCAAGGTTGAAGAATATAGAGAAGTGGAAGAAAGCAAGGAAATTAAAGGATTAA
- the LOC101245942 gene encoding large ribosomal subunit protein bL31c encodes MALTLSNTFLQKNVAPPSFSSKKMGIGSNQMRWSCRKKDIHPQFYDDAKVYCNGEHVMTTGGTKNEYTVDVWSGNHPFYQGSRSQLLLDADQVEKFRKKFSGLTQIMQIPTLKGEIVLPPKKKKPTKKK; translated from the exons ATGGCGCTCACTCTCTCCAACACTTTCCTTCAAAAAAATGTCGCTCCTCCTTCATTCTCCTCCAAGAAG ATGGGAATTGGGAGCAATCAAATGCGATGGAGCTGCAGGAAGAAGGATATACATCCGCAATTCTACGATGACGCTAAGGTATATTGTAATGGAGAGCATGTGATGACAACTGGGGGAACAAAGAATGAGTACACAGTTGATGTTTGGTCAGGTAATCATCCTTTTTATCAAGGTAGTCGTTCACAGCTACTTCTTGATGCTGACCAGGTAGAGAAATTCAGGAAGAAGTTTAGTGGGTTAACACAGATTATGCAAATTCCAACTCTCAAAGGAGAGATTGTGCTTCCTCCTAAGAAGAAGAAACCTACTAAGAAGAAGTAG
- the LOC101245645 gene encoding uncharacterized protein, with product MDNEVFDSVKFEKEKAISRYNRFQNMMKMLQIFEVIVAVVLISWSWTRVPVAVKLSGEFLVQVYGYLFKPHVVFFIGNAIIVAIVVLCRQTDAGSNNSVTDDIDSDEIPYSEDQRSTISTSYCSSDMPGLSSASLAKTEVSTMEDKQIVSSEYKVQEIQCNDMATAIDTATKQIQKFKRTQSEKLKRQITSNPRRELRRSETEMRRIVVRPGDQQSIVPVEAVDTLSNEDFRLTIEAFIKKNQTFFEKQRLAESEPEKYERIGIEAF from the coding sequence ATGGATAATGAAGTGTTTGATAGTGTGAAATTTGAGAAAGAGAAGGCAATTTCTAGGTATAATCGGTTTCAGAATATGATGAAGATGCTGCAAATTTTTGAAGTGATTGTGGCGGTTGTTTTAATTTCCTGGTCCTGGACTCGTGTTCCGGTGGCTGTGAAATTATCAGGCGAATTTTTGGTTCAGGTCTATGGTTATTTGTTTAAACCTCACGTCGTTTTTTTCATCGGCAATGCGATTATCGTTGCAATAGTCGTGCTCTGCCGCCAAACTGACGCCGGAAGCAACAATTCTGTTACTGATGATATTGATAGCGATGAAATTCCTTATAGCGAAGATCAACGATCGACAATTTCTACTTCCTACTGCAGCAGCGATATGCCGGGTTTATCCTCTGCTTCACTGGCGAAGACAGAGGTCTCAACAATGGAAGATAAGCAGATCGTTTCATCGGAGTATAAGGTTCAGGAGATACAATGCAACGATATGGCCACAGCAATTGATACAGCAACAAAGCAAATACAAAAGTTCAAAAGGACTCAATCTGAGAAATTGAAGCGACAAATTACGTCAAATCCACGGCGAGAGCTCCGGCGTTCAGAAACTGAAATGCGCAGGATAGTTGTCCGTCCTGGCGATCAACAATCAATAGTGCCAGTAGAAGCAGTTGACACACTGAGCAACGAAGACTTCCGGCTTACAATTGAAGCATTCATAAAGAAGAACCAAACCTTCTTCGAAAAACAGAGGTTAGCCGAATCAGAACCAGAAAAATATGAACGAATCGGTATCGAAGCCTTCTGA